One part of the Salmo salar chromosome ssa10, Ssal_v3.1, whole genome shotgun sequence genome encodes these proteins:
- the LOC106613850 gene encoding major facilitator superfamily domain-containing protein 12: protein MSDQLLSNERSLPLFRRLCYAAGHFLNDLCASLWFTYLLVYYHSVLGFKSTYAGVLLFIGQIADGVSTPLVGIESDRTAGCGAYGKRKTWHLVGTISVLISFPFIFNPCLGCGDNTPQWVWLTYFTPFIIIFQFGWATTQISHLSLIPELVSSEHAKVELTAYRYAFTVVANITVYAVALLLFHFQAQQTGDPSVTDSLGIVDIPIFRDLSLIVLGIGAVFSFVFHLGTRERVPHREEPGAQNDESQPLISPTSHNTIPQSLLQWNHWLKEPSFYQVAFLYMCTRLTVNLSQTYVSMYLINSLLLPKNFIATVPLVMYVSGFVCSLVMKPISKLVGISMTYLLGLVLILGFSSWVLVGMNIGRLIYGAAVLLGAGSATILVMSLSMTAKLIGEQTQSGAFVYGAMSFTDKVANGIGVVIIQRLHPCNSQDSCPESVWFYRDVMVIVTGGVALAAAISLCTLLIWPIRIRQRLPSTSVQMEAEDRE from the exons ATGTCTGACCAGTTGCTCTCTAATGAGCGGTCTTTACCCCTCTTCAGGCGGTTGTGTTACGCAGCTGGTCACTTTTTGAACGACCTTTGCGCGTCATTATGGTTTACCTACCTATTGGTCTACTACCATTCCGTGCTTGGGTTCAAGAGCACATATGCAGGTGTATTGCTGTTTATAGGTCAAATAGCGGATGGTGTCTCCACGCCCCTTGTCGGTATCGAGTCGGATCGAACAGCTGGATGTGGAGCATATGGCAAAAGAAAAACATGGCATTTAGTCG GCACTATCAGTGTACTTATCTCCTTTCCCTTCATATTTAACCCGTGTCTGGGATGTGGTGACAACACTCCACAGTGGGTGTGGCTCACCTATTTCACCCCCTTCATCATCATCTTCCAGTTTGGCTGGGCCACCACCCAGATCTCCCACCTGTCACTCATCCCAGAGCTGGTGTCCAGTGAGCATGCCAAGGTGGAGCTCACTGCCTACAG gTATGCGTTCACGGTGGTGGCCAATATTACAGTGTATGCTGTGGCCTTGTTACTCTTTCACTTCCAGGCCCAGCAGACTGGAGATCCCTCTGTCACTGACAGCTTGGGCATTGTTGACATCCCCATATTCAGG GATCTGTCCCTCATTGTGCTGGGGATCGGGGCAGTGTTTTCTTTCGTCTTCCACCTGGGCACCCGAGAGAGGGTTCCTCACAGGGAAGAGCCAGGCGCGCAGAATGATGAGAGTCAACCCCTGATCTCCCCAACTTCCCATAACACCATACCCCAATCTCTCCTCCAATGGAATCATTGGCTGAAGGAGCCTTCATTTTACCAG GTTGCTTTTCTGTACATGTGCACCAGGTTGACAGTCAACTTGTCCCAGACCTACGTTTCCATGTATCTCATCAACTCCTTATTGCTACCAAAG AACTTCATTGCCACCGTTCCATTAGTGATGTATGTCAGTGGGTTTGTGTGTTCTCTGGTCATGAAGCCAATCAGCAAGCTCGTAGGCATTAGT ATGACTTATTTGCTTGGCCTTGTGCTGATCCTGGGGTTTTCCTCCTGGGTGTTGGTGGGCATGAACATAGGGAGGCTGATCTATGGAGCTGCTGTACTGCTGGGTGCAGGCTCTGCCACCATCCTGGTCATGTCGCTCTCCATGACGGCCAAACTGATTGGAGAGCAGACG CAAAGTGGGGCCTTTGTGTACGGGGCGATGAGCTTCACAGATAAGGTGGCCAATGGCATTGGTGTCGTCATAATCCAGAGACTGCATCCCTGCAA TTCACAAGACAGCTGTCCAGAAAGTGTGTGGTTCTATCGTGATGTCATGGTGATTGTGACCGGGGGTGTGGCCTTAGCAGCAGCAATTTCCCTATGCACCCTCCTCATCTGGCCTATTAGGATCCGCCAAC GTTTACCCAGTACTTCTGTCCAGATGGAGGCAGAAGATAGAGAATGA